Within the Echinicola sp. 20G genome, the region AGTTTTATCATATTAAAAGGAATTTGAAAGCCCTCTGGTCAGCTAGGCTGATCTAGAGGGCTTTGGGCTAGGGTTATTTTGTGCCTCCGTATTCCTGATTCTGTTCAATCAGGGTGTTGTCCAGTTCCAGAAGTGGGATAGGGAGTATTTCGTGTTTACCGGCTACAAAACCTCTGTCTGCTAAAGCTTGGGCAGCTAGGCCTGTTCTTACTAGATCAAACCATCTATGACCTTCTCCTGCCAATTCCAGACGTCTTTCTTCCATGATGTTTTCAAAGTTGGCCGGGATAGGGGCAAGACCTACTCTAGCTCTGACTGCGTCTAGTAACTGCTGTGCACGTCCTTGATTTCCTCCTCCTCTGACCAATGCCTCTGCTTCCATTAAGTAGGTGTCAGCTAACCTGATTTCATAAATGTTTTGTCTGAAATTCAATTCCATAACACCTCCGCCGGTTGATCTTCCTGATTGCCTTCCGGCGTATTTTTCAAGGAAATAACCGGTATTCATATATCCTTTTTCATAAGTGACTGCTCCGGCTTTTTCAAGGCTGTCAAGGTTGGCCAAGGTGTATTTGTACCGGGGGTCTCCGTGGATGGCGTCAAAGAAATTCTCCGTAAAGGGCAGGAAGCTCCAACCAGAAACGTAGTCCGGAGCATCATCACTGATGGCATTGTAACCTCTTGGTCCCACCATGATGTTTAAAACATTTCCTTCCGTACAGGCTACGCAACCCCAGTCTCCATTGGATTGACTGGTGAAATTAATCTCAAAAATGGACTCGCTGTTAAACTTATTGTCGACAACCCACAAGTCTCCAAAATTGTCCAACAGCTGATATCCATATTGACTGGTCTCTCCAGGAGTTCCATTAACTGCAGCGAACTCTTGTGCTGCAAGATCAAATTTTTCTTGGTGCAGATAAACCTTCCCAAGTAGCGCCCTGCCCATTCCAATTGTTGCCCGTCCAGCTTCAGTTGCCAGGTCAATAGAGGCTGGTAAGTTTTCGATCGCCTCTTTGAGATCCGTTTCTATCTGTTGAAATACTGCTGAAGGTTCTGCTTGCAGCACATTGTACATTTCTGAAGTGGAAACAGGCTCGGTCAGTAATGGGATGTTTTCAAAAAACCTTACCAAGTCAAAGTAGAAATAAGCCCTCAAAAACTTGGTTTCA harbors:
- a CDS encoding RagB/SusD family nutrient uptake outer membrane protein, with product MKTYQINILASAFALLTLGACSDSFLEIKPKGTNLEANYYQNQQEAYNGLVAVYDVVGWQGGGFVTKQNALNAASDDHYAGGGGPTDITALQVWSNYTLDPSTGPQGELWRKGFSGVFRANVLLQKLPGVPMDENLKARYAAETKFLRAYFYFDLVRFFENIPLLTEPVSTSEMYNVLQAEPSAVFQQIETDLKEAIENLPASIDLATEAGRATIGMGRALLGKVYLHQEKFDLAAQEFAAVNGTPGETSQYGYQLLDNFGDLWVVDNKFNSESIFEINFTSQSNGDWGCVACTEGNVLNIMVGPRGYNAISDDAPDYVSGWSFLPFTENFFDAIHGDPRYKYTLANLDSLEKAGAVTYEKGYMNTGYFLEKYAGRQSGRSTGGGVMELNFRQNIYEIRLADTYLMEAEALVRGGGNQGRAQQLLDAVRARVGLAPIPANFENIMEERRLELAGEGHRWFDLVRTGLAAQALADRGFVAGKHEILPIPLLELDNTLIEQNQEYGGTK